Part of the Virgibacillus necropolis genome, ATAGAAGGCGAGGAACAGAAACAAACGGTTCAATAAAATCAAAGTTAAAAGTAAACTAAATGAAATTGGCTGATAGAACAACGACTTAAAAAACTTTATCTCTGGATAGGGTTTTTTTATCTGTTCTTTACAAGCGAACCCCCATCCAAATTAAAGCAATAACGTATTTTTATATCATATAAACGAGGTTTAAACTCATAATAAGAAAGGGTATAAGCAAATTAGTTCTAATATTACATATGGAAAGTCTATTAATTACGGGGTCTAGACAGAGGAAGTGTAATGGAGTGGAACGTAATTATAGTATTGATTTTGTAAAGTTCTTCGCAATATTTTTTGTAGTAATAATTCATACAAATACAGTTAGTGGAATTGAAGTTGAAAATATGAGTGGGAGTAGAATAGACTTCCTCATTGATTCATTTGCTCGCTTTGCTGTACCATTTTTCTTTATCACATCTGGATACTTATTTATGCAAAAAATGATTAGTATCCATAATAACAATGATGGATCTGCATTCAAAAAGCAGTTAGCATACTTTAAAAAATATATAATAAAGCTGGTAAATCTCTATATTTCATGGTTTGTTTTCTACTTTCTATTTGAGCTGTGGATAAATTTTATTGAAACTGAGAAAAACATGGAAGCACTTTCATCCATGTTCAAGGAATTTATAGCGGGTTTTAGCCTTATTGACATTATATATTATGGATCTAATGCTCCACAACAACACTTATGGTTTTTGTTGGCTCTGATATGGTCGATTATAATCGTATTTATTTTTGTAAAGCTAAGATTATTGAAGATACTATTTGTCATCAGTATTTTTCTGCATATTTATGGACTGCTTGGACAATCCTATTCCATGTTTTATGAAGTTTCTTATAACACACGGGATGCTTTGTTCTTTGGTTTATTTTATATAGCCTTAGGTGCAATATTTGCTAAATTTAATGAGCCAATTAAAGTGTTTGCAAATAGGATACTAAATATAGAGTATATACTTTTTCTGGTTGTTTTATCATTTCTACAAGTAATGGAATCCTTCGTAACCATGAAAATGTTGAACGGTAATGGACAAAATTACTTTATAGCAACTATTCCTCTGATTATTGTTTTATTCCTGGCTTTCATAAAACATCCTAATGTAGGCAAAGGCTCATTTATATCAAAGATAGGTGCAAATGCGGTAGGGATTTATGTATCTCACATATTTATAATGGAAATTATCCGGCATTCCATGTACCGATTTGGTTTAAGTGAATTCCAAGGTACTGTTTTATGGAGAATAATATTCACACCGGCAGTATTTATCATCGCATACTTTTTCTATGCTGGACTTCAGAAGGGAAAACCAAGATTGAAAACATTCTTCCGTCAACACGTATATCAATCCAAATAATTATTCTTTAACGAACGGCATTATAACTCAATTAATAGAAAAGTAAAATTGCGAAAAGGCGTGAGTTTTGGTATAAAAGAGGGATAACATAAAAAGAAGGTTATAAAAAAGGAGTCGAAGCATGGAAGAGCGAACGAAACTGAAAAAGACACTTAAGCCACACTGGGTATGGGCGATTGCCTTAGGATCCTCAATAGGTTGGGGTGCTTTCGTACAACCAACAGTTTGGATGAGTGGTGGTGGACCTCTTGGTGTTATCATCGGATTCTTAATCGGTGCAGCGCTTATGATGTTAATAGCTGTAAGTTATGGGTTCTTAATTAAAAGCTTTCCCGTTTCTGGAGGGGAATTTGCCTATGCATTTGTCAGCCTGGGACGTACCCACGCATTTATATGCGGATGGTTTTTAACACTTGGTTACATATGTATTGTTGCTTTAAACGCATCCGCATTTGCTTTAATGGTTAAATTTATCTTTCCAAAAGTAATC contains:
- a CDS encoding acyltransferase, whose product is MERNYSIDFVKFFAIFFVVIIHTNTVSGIEVENMSGSRIDFLIDSFARFAVPFFFITSGYLFMQKMISIHNNNDGSAFKKQLAYFKKYIIKLVNLYISWFVFYFLFELWINFIETEKNMEALSSMFKEFIAGFSLIDIIYYGSNAPQQHLWFLLALIWSIIIVFIFVKLRLLKILFVISIFLHIYGLLGQSYSMFYEVSYNTRDALFFGLFYIALGAIFAKFNEPIKVFANRILNIEYILFLVVLSFLQVMESFVTMKMLNGNGQNYFIATIPLIIVLFLAFIKHPNVGKGSFISKIGANAVGIYVSHIFIMEIIRHSMYRFGLSEFQGTVLWRIIFTPAVFIIAYFFYAGLQKGKPRLKTFFRQHVYQSK